A genomic segment from Actinomadura hallensis encodes:
- the rho gene encoding transcription termination factor Rho, which translates to MSESSELLTDASSTGPADAAQAGAEPATPRRRRSGTGLSAMVLPELKALASSLGITGVTGMRKSQLIAAIQEKQGGQEQGSAGGEQGAAAEAKTERPRRRTAAAKSESDEQVTITEPAPAAEKAGKGEEKAADKTDAEPADRKADDRAKDERPKADDQTAKTDDQAAETEAKPSGKDAADKAADKDAADKQQDRSDRQNGRQRGDKQDRGGSEGRGDRQQARDQNGEDGESNGRDGRDGRDGGRQRQRQRGDQSGGGRQRGQNQNQGGGQHDDDDGGGRSRRGRRFRERNRGRGRDRYEEPVISEDDVLIPVAGILDILDNYAFVRTTGYLAGPNDVYVSLAQVRKNGLRKGDVITGAVRQPREGERREKFNALVRLDTVNGMEPEQAKARVDFTKLTPLYPQERLRLETDPGILTTRIIDLVSPIGKGQRGLIVSPPKAGKTMVLQAIANAITKNNPECHLMVVLVDERPEEVTDMQRTVKGEVIHSTFDRPAEDHTTVAELAIERAKRLVELGHDVVVLLDSITRLGRAYNLAAPASGRILSGGVDSTALYPPKRFFGAARNIENGGSLTILATALVETGSRMDEVIFEEFKGTGNMELKLNRALADKRIFPAVDVDASSTRKEEILMAPEELRVVWQLRRVLHALDTQQALELLIEKMKETKSNAEFLLQVQKTTVSDDR; encoded by the coding sequence GTGAGCGAATCCAGCGAACTCCTTACGGACGCATCGAGCACGGGACCCGCCGACGCCGCCCAGGCCGGCGCGGAGCCCGCCACCCCCCGGCGCCGTCGGTCGGGCACCGGCCTGTCGGCGATGGTGCTCCCCGAGCTCAAGGCGCTCGCGTCCAGCCTCGGCATCACCGGCGTGACCGGGATGCGCAAGAGCCAGCTCATCGCCGCCATCCAGGAGAAGCAGGGCGGTCAGGAGCAGGGCTCGGCGGGGGGCGAGCAGGGAGCCGCTGCCGAGGCGAAGACCGAGCGTCCCCGCCGCCGCACCGCGGCGGCGAAGAGCGAGTCCGACGAGCAGGTCACCATCACCGAACCCGCGCCCGCCGCCGAGAAGGCCGGCAAGGGCGAGGAGAAGGCCGCCGACAAGACCGACGCCGAGCCGGCCGACCGGAAGGCCGACGACCGGGCGAAGGACGAGCGGCCGAAGGCGGACGACCAGACCGCCAAGACCGACGACCAGGCCGCCGAGACCGAGGCGAAGCCGTCCGGCAAGGACGCCGCGGACAAGGCCGCGGACAAGGACGCGGCCGACAAGCAGCAGGACCGTTCCGACCGCCAGAACGGCCGCCAGCGCGGCGACAAGCAGGACCGCGGGGGCTCCGAGGGGCGCGGCGACCGGCAGCAGGCCCGCGACCAGAACGGCGAGGACGGGGAGTCCAACGGCCGGGACGGGCGCGACGGCCGCGACGGCGGGCGGCAGCGCCAGCGCCAGCGCGGCGACCAGAGCGGCGGCGGGCGCCAGCGCGGCCAGAACCAGAACCAGGGCGGCGGCCAGCACGACGACGATGACGGCGGCGGCCGGAGCCGGCGCGGACGCCGGTTCCGCGAGCGCAACCGGGGCCGCGGCCGCGACCGCTACGAGGAGCCGGTGATCAGCGAGGACGACGTCCTCATCCCGGTCGCGGGCATCCTCGACATCCTCGACAACTACGCGTTCGTGCGCACCACCGGCTACCTGGCGGGCCCGAACGACGTGTACGTGTCGCTGGCGCAGGTCCGCAAGAACGGGCTGCGCAAGGGCGACGTCATCACCGGTGCGGTGCGCCAGCCCCGCGAGGGGGAGCGGCGCGAGAAGTTCAACGCGCTGGTGCGTCTCGACACGGTCAACGGGATGGAGCCGGAGCAGGCCAAGGCCCGCGTCGACTTCACCAAGCTGACCCCGCTGTACCCGCAGGAGCGGCTGCGCCTGGAGACCGACCCGGGCATCCTGACGACCCGGATCATCGACCTGGTGTCGCCGATCGGCAAGGGCCAGCGCGGCCTCATCGTGTCGCCGCCGAAGGCCGGCAAGACGATGGTGCTCCAGGCGATCGCCAACGCGATCACCAAGAACAACCCGGAGTGCCACCTGATGGTCGTCCTGGTGGACGAGCGTCCGGAAGAGGTCACCGACATGCAGCGGACGGTGAAGGGCGAGGTCATCCACTCGACCTTCGACCGTCCCGCCGAGGACCACACCACGGTCGCGGAGCTGGCGATCGAGCGCGCCAAGCGCCTGGTCGAGCTGGGCCACGACGTCGTCGTGCTGCTCGACTCGATCACCCGCCTGGGCCGGGCCTACAACCTGGCGGCGCCGGCGTCCGGCCGCATCCTGTCCGGTGGTGTCGACTCGACGGCGCTGTACCCGCCGAAGCGGTTCTTCGGCGCGGCCCGCAACATCGAGAACGGCGGCTCCCTGACGATCCTCGCGACCGCGCTGGTGGAGACCGGCTCGCGGATGGACGAGGTCATCTTCGAGGAGTTCAAGGGCACCGGCAACATGGAGCTGAAGCTCAACCGGGCCCTGGCCGACAAGCGGATCTTCCCCGCGGTGGACGTGGACGCGTCCAGCACCCGCAAGGAGGAGATCCTCATGGCTCCGGAGGAGCTGCGGGTCGTCTGGCAGCTGCGGCGGGTGCTGCACGCCCTCGACACGCAGCAGGCGCTGGAGCTCCTCATCGAGAAGATGAAGGAGACCAAGTCCAACGCCGAGTTCCTCCTGCAGGTCCAGAAGACCACCGTCTCTGACGACCGCTGA
- the prfA gene encoding peptide chain release factor 1, which produces MNLDDLISEYASIEERLADPSVHADQGLARKLGKRYAELRPIIETHRELVSTQDDLAAARELAEEDGAFAAEAEELEERRAELEERLRRLLVPRDPNDSKDVILEIKAGEGGEESALFAADLLRMYLRYAERVGWKTEIIDSHPSDLGGYKDVTVAVKSKGSQEEGVWTRLKYEGGVHRVQRVPATESQGRIHTSAVGVLVTPEAEEIDVQIDPNDLRVDVYRSSGPGGQSVNTTDSAVRITHLPTGVVVSCQNEKSQLQNKEQALRILRSRLLAMAQEEADAAAAAERKSQVRTVDRSERVRTYNYPENRISDHRVGYKAYNLDQVLDGDLHNVTQALVDADMERRLAEAQKT; this is translated from the coding sequence GTGAATCTCGACGATCTGATCAGCGAATACGCGAGCATCGAGGAACGGCTCGCCGACCCGTCCGTCCATGCCGACCAGGGCCTTGCCCGGAAGCTGGGCAAGCGGTACGCGGAGCTGCGGCCGATCATCGAGACGCACCGGGAACTGGTCTCGACGCAGGACGACCTCGCCGCCGCGCGGGAGCTCGCCGAGGAGGACGGGGCGTTCGCCGCCGAGGCCGAGGAGCTGGAGGAGCGGCGGGCGGAGCTGGAGGAGCGGCTGCGGCGGCTCCTGGTGCCGCGCGACCCGAACGACTCCAAGGACGTCATCCTGGAGATCAAGGCGGGCGAGGGCGGCGAGGAGTCCGCGCTGTTCGCCGCGGACCTCCTGCGGATGTACCTGCGGTACGCCGAACGCGTCGGCTGGAAGACCGAGATCATCGACTCCCACCCGTCCGACCTCGGCGGGTACAAGGACGTCACCGTCGCCGTGAAGTCCAAGGGCTCCCAGGAGGAGGGCGTCTGGACGCGGCTGAAGTACGAGGGCGGCGTCCACCGGGTGCAGCGCGTCCCCGCCACCGAGTCGCAGGGACGCATCCACACCAGCGCCGTCGGCGTCCTGGTGACGCCCGAGGCGGAGGAGATCGACGTCCAGATCGATCCCAACGACCTGCGCGTCGACGTGTACCGCTCGTCCGGCCCCGGCGGGCAGAGCGTCAACACGACCGACTCGGCGGTCCGCATCACGCACCTGCCGACCGGCGTCGTCGTCTCGTGCCAGAACGAGAAGAGCCAGCTGCAGAACAAGGAGCAGGCGCTGCGCATCCTGCGGTCCCGGCTGCTGGCGATGGCGCAGGAGGAGGCCGACGCCGCCGCGGCCGCGGAGCGCAAGAGCCAGGTCAGGACCGTGGACCGCTCCGAACGGGTGCGCACCTACAACTATCCGGAGAACCGGATCTCCGACCACAGGGTCGGCTACAAGGCATACAACCTCGACCAGGTGCTGGACGGCGACCTCCACAACGTCACGCAGGCGCTCGTCGACGCCGACATGGAACGCCGGCTGGCCGAAGCCCAGAAAACATGA
- the thrB gene encoding homoserine kinase: protein MLVRAPATSANLGPGFDTLGLALSLYDDVEVEVTGGGLSIEVDGEGAEVASRGEKHLIVEVLYRAFDLLDELAGSGLGRPPGLRLRCRNRIPHSRGLGSSSAAIVAALVAARALHPGGKLLDDDAVLRIATEIEGHPDNVAPCIAGGLTIAWTGPSGPRLVRLESKFTQVVAFVPEQRLATERARGLLPKTVPHADAAANSGRAALLIAALTGGLDRDVLLDATEDRLHQDYRAPAMPGSAALVRRLRAEGVPAVVSGAGPTVLAFTTASQVDSMSPEVGNGWLKHPLDVATRGARVVTGRAESRS from the coding sequence GTGCTCGTGAGGGCGCCGGCGACCAGCGCGAACCTGGGGCCGGGGTTCGACACGCTCGGCCTCGCGCTGAGCCTGTACGACGACGTCGAGGTCGAGGTGACCGGCGGGGGGCTGTCCATCGAGGTGGACGGCGAGGGCGCCGAGGTCGCCTCCCGGGGCGAGAAGCACCTCATCGTCGAGGTGCTGTACCGCGCGTTCGACCTCCTGGACGAACTGGCCGGTTCCGGACTCGGCCGCCCGCCCGGCCTGCGGCTGCGGTGCCGCAACCGGATCCCGCACAGCCGCGGCCTGGGGTCGTCGTCCGCCGCGATCGTCGCCGCGCTCGTCGCGGCGCGCGCGCTGCACCCCGGCGGGAAGCTGCTCGACGACGACGCGGTGCTCCGCATCGCCACCGAGATCGAGGGGCACCCCGACAACGTCGCGCCGTGCATCGCCGGCGGGCTGACCATCGCGTGGACGGGGCCGTCCGGCCCGCGGCTGGTGCGCCTGGAGTCGAAGTTCACGCAGGTCGTGGCGTTCGTGCCGGAGCAGCGGCTCGCGACGGAGCGGGCGCGGGGGCTGCTGCCGAAGACCGTCCCGCACGCCGACGCCGCCGCGAACTCCGGCCGCGCGGCGCTGCTCATCGCGGCGCTCACCGGCGGCCTGGACAGGGACGTCCTCCTGGACGCGACGGAGGACCGCCTGCACCAGGACTACCGCGCCCCGGCGATGCCGGGGTCCGCCGCGCTGGTCAGGAGACTGCGCGCGGAGGGCGTCCCGGCCGTGGTCTCGGGGGCCGGTCCTACTGTCCTGGCCTTCACAACCGCATCACAAGTTGATTCGATGTCCCCCGAAGTGGGTAATGGGTGGCTCAAGCACCCATTGGACGTCGCGACCCGCGGCGCACGCGTCGTGACCGGACGAGCGGAGTCCCGGTCCTGA
- the rpmE gene encoding 50S ribosomal protein L31, giving the protein MKPDIHPKYVVTTVTCTCGNTFETRSTAENGVIHADVCSNCHPFYTGKQKILDTGGRVARFEQRYKKKAGKK; this is encoded by the coding sequence ATGAAGCCTGACATCCACCCGAAGTACGTCGTCACGACCGTGACGTGCACGTGCGGCAACACCTTCGAGACCCGCAGCACCGCCGAGAACGGCGTGATCCACGCGGACGTGTGCTCCAACTGCCACCCGTTCTACACGGGCAAGCAGAAGATCCTCGACACCGGCGGCCGGGTCGCGCGCTTCGAGCAGCGCTACAAGAAGAAGGCCGGCAAGAAGTAG
- a CDS encoding sensor histidine kinase: MGELSRSPGGGGATGGGAAARWAAARWATVMQAGGEAAATVANGRWTPVAMAKSSLTWRSAIYLASSLALGLGVFIGLAVGLTLSVALVIIWVGLPMLAIMMVAWRGVAMLERQLVRAAFGVRIPSPYRRLPEGRNPLSKLKAMAADPATWKDLVYLALLFPVTLVEFVVSVTVWSATGMLLAMPLIVAASGGAEVGIGFMSYWAGNPVEALPLTLVGLLFLVVAMYVTRVMAIGHSAWARLMLGPNAAQAENLELRKRTEHLRASRARGVDAAEFERRRIERDLHDGAQQRLLSVAMDIGRARAKLDDDPEGARALIEQAHEGTKEAISELRDLARGIYPAILTDRGLDPALSGLAARASVPVEVNVDLPERPPAAVESIAYFIVAESLSNITKYARATRATVRVAREDRWVVVEVTDNGVGGAVARPGGGLAGLADRAATIDGMLLVDSPPGGPTIVRADLPCTW, encoded by the coding sequence GTGGGCGAGCTGAGCAGGTCCCCGGGCGGCGGGGGCGCGACCGGCGGCGGTGCCGCGGCGCGCTGGGCCGCCGCGCGGTGGGCCACCGTGATGCAGGCCGGCGGGGAGGCCGCGGCGACCGTCGCGAACGGCCGGTGGACGCCGGTCGCGATGGCGAAGTCGTCGCTGACCTGGCGTTCGGCGATCTATCTGGCCTCCAGCCTGGCGCTCGGGCTCGGCGTGTTCATCGGGCTGGCCGTCGGGCTCACCCTGTCCGTCGCGCTGGTGATCATCTGGGTGGGCCTGCCGATGCTGGCGATCATGATGGTCGCGTGGCGGGGCGTGGCGATGCTGGAGCGCCAGCTCGTCCGGGCGGCGTTCGGGGTGCGGATCCCGAGCCCGTACCGGCGGCTGCCGGAGGGCCGGAACCCGCTGTCCAAGCTGAAGGCCATGGCGGCCGACCCCGCCACGTGGAAGGACCTCGTCTACCTCGCGCTGCTGTTCCCCGTGACGCTGGTCGAGTTCGTGGTGTCGGTGACGGTGTGGTCGGCGACGGGGATGCTGCTGGCGATGCCGCTCATCGTGGCGGCGTCGGGCGGCGCCGAGGTCGGGATCGGCTTCATGTCGTACTGGGCGGGCAACCCGGTGGAGGCGCTGCCGCTGACGCTGGTCGGCCTGCTGTTCCTCGTCGTGGCGATGTACGTGACGCGGGTGATGGCGATCGGCCATTCGGCGTGGGCGCGGCTGATGCTGGGCCCGAACGCCGCGCAGGCCGAAAACCTGGAGCTGCGGAAGCGCACCGAGCATCTGCGGGCCAGCCGCGCCCGCGGGGTGGACGCCGCCGAGTTCGAGCGCCGCCGCATCGAGCGGGACCTGCACGACGGCGCGCAGCAGCGGCTGCTGTCGGTGGCGATGGACATCGGCCGGGCCCGCGCCAAGCTGGACGACGACCCCGAGGGCGCGCGGGCGCTGATCGAGCAGGCCCACGAGGGCACCAAGGAGGCGATCTCCGAGCTGCGCGACCTGGCCCGCGGGATCTACCCGGCGATCCTGACCGACCGCGGCCTGGACCCGGCGCTGTCGGGGCTGGCGGCCCGCGCCTCCGTGCCCGTCGAGGTGAACGTCGACCTTCCGGAGCGTCCTCCGGCGGCCGTGGAGAGCATCGCCTACTTCATCGTGGCGGAGTCGCTGTCGAACATCACCAAGTACGCCCGCGCGACCCGCGCGACGGTGCGGGTGGCGCGCGAGGACCGCTGGGTGGTCGTCGAGGTGACCGACAACGGGGTCGGCGGCGCGGTCGCCCGCCCGGGCGGCGGGCTGGCGGGCCTGGCCGACCGGGCCGCGACGATCGACGGGATGCTCCTCGTGGACAGCCCGCCCGGCGGGCCCACGATCGTCCGCGCCGATCTGCCCTGCACGTGGTAG
- a CDS encoding MraY family glycosyltransferase, with the protein MREYLLTILVAALVSYLLTPPVRRFAIWFGAQAVPRDRDVHVIPTPRLGGLAMFGGMVAALVVATGLPEMRKVLGDGDISVGKALLLSGGLIVLIGIADDRWEVDALTKFAGQVAAAGIFIMQGIQIYVIPLPTGESLSLPPAYGVPLTVLVVVATINAVNFIDGLDGLAAGVVGIAGLALFSYAYLLSKTNGMTTLTGATLIAAVLFGMCAGFLPHNFSPARIFMGDTGSMLIGLLLSASTIMLTGQFDPAILANGLFPFFVPVLLIPAVAAVPFIDMLLAVWRRTNQGRSPFSPDKQHLHHRLLELGHSTRRAVLIMYFWVGLLASGLVGLALFDHAWITLGVTLLVAIAGILLMLRPPRRRTAAPGEGGRPAQRPRLHV; encoded by the coding sequence GTGCGGGAGTACCTGCTCACCATCCTCGTCGCCGCGCTGGTCTCGTACCTGCTGACGCCGCCGGTGCGCAGGTTCGCCATCTGGTTCGGCGCGCAGGCCGTGCCCCGCGACCGCGACGTGCACGTCATCCCGACGCCCCGGCTGGGCGGCCTCGCGATGTTCGGCGGGATGGTGGCGGCGCTGGTGGTGGCGACCGGGCTGCCGGAGATGCGCAAGGTCCTCGGCGACGGGGACATCAGCGTCGGCAAGGCGCTGCTGCTGTCGGGCGGGCTGATCGTGCTGATCGGCATCGCCGACGACCGCTGGGAGGTGGACGCCCTCACCAAGTTCGCCGGCCAGGTCGCGGCGGCCGGGATCTTCATCATGCAGGGCATCCAGATCTACGTGATCCCGCTGCCGACGGGCGAGTCGCTGTCGCTGCCGCCCGCCTACGGGGTGCCGCTGACCGTGTTGGTCGTCGTCGCGACGATCAACGCGGTCAACTTCATCGACGGGCTGGACGGCCTGGCCGCCGGCGTCGTGGGGATCGCGGGGCTCGCGCTGTTCTCCTACGCCTACCTGCTGTCGAAGACGAACGGCATGACCACGCTGACCGGCGCGACCCTGATCGCGGCGGTGCTGTTCGGGATGTGCGCGGGCTTCCTGCCGCACAACTTCAGTCCCGCCCGGATCTTCATGGGCGACACCGGCTCGATGCTGATCGGGCTGCTGCTCAGCGCGTCCACGATCATGCTGACCGGGCAGTTCGACCCGGCGATCCTCGCGAACGGGCTGTTCCCGTTCTTCGTCCCCGTGCTGCTGATCCCGGCGGTGGCCGCGGTCCCGTTCATCGACATGCTGCTCGCGGTGTGGCGCCGCACCAACCAGGGCCGGTCGCCGTTCTCGCCCGACAAGCAGCACCTGCACCACCGGCTGCTGGAGCTCGGGCACTCCACCCGCCGCGCCGTGCTGATCATGTACTTCTGGGTCGGGCTGCTGGCCTCCGGGCTGGTCGGGCTCGCGCTGTTCGACCACGCCTGGATCACCCTGGGGGTCACGCTGCTGGTCGCCATCGCCGGCATCCTGCTGATGCTGCGTCCGCCCCGTCGCCGCACGGCCGCGCCGGGCGAGGGGGGACGGCCCGCGCAGCGCCCCCGGCTGCACGTCTGA
- a CDS encoding DUF2207 domain-containing protein, whose protein sequence is MPDVRGRVRGLAIAAGAPLVALLLALPAALIPALALVPALAPVMAPPAGAAARPADNRPADDRPHDEHGDDRQSDDGQGDDGHGYDGNGGRDAGADRPAPAVTRTLPPPETATGDLAESIATYDIVLAIGSDGVLRVRETITYDFDESGRRGIVLHVPFRRGDRLYEVRGVRAGSSTGAPSRVSTTRLLNDVQIHVGAGRHEVRGRQSYVVEYEVARAFTAGARHDELAWDAVSANWSVPIRHAAVRVEGPVPLRHVTCRAGSPGATVRCLRDRDGPYAVDFIQRGLAPGEGVRIGVRLPKRAIAVQPPRYLPPRWAGDWPGTALLAVSLGVVATLPRSRALPRRRVGTAMAAAGALLVVSDAGGEVAAHGLWAFSLGDRCLAGLALMVAGAGVVCARGLRHPPTGGRTAAGSITVDHRPREQIGPASRLPG, encoded by the coding sequence ATGCCTGACGTGCGTGGCCGTGTCCGGGGGCTCGCGATCGCAGCGGGGGCGCCGCTGGTCGCCCTCCTCCTGGCGCTGCCCGCCGCCCTGATCCCCGCCCTGGCCCTTGTCCCGGCTCTCGCCCCGGTCATGGCGCCGCCCGCAGGCGCCGCCGCCCGGCCCGCCGACAACAGACCCGCCGACGACAGACCCCACGACGAGCACGGCGACGACAGGCAGAGCGACGACGGGCAGGGCGACGACGGGCACGGCTATGACGGGAACGGCGGCCGCGACGCCGGCGCGGACCGGCCCGCCCCCGCCGTCACCCGCACCCTCCCGCCGCCGGAGACGGCCACCGGGGACCTCGCCGAGAGCATCGCCACCTACGACATCGTCCTCGCCATCGGCTCCGACGGCGTCCTGCGCGTCCGGGAGACGATCACCTACGACTTCGACGAGTCCGGGCGGCGGGGCATCGTCCTGCACGTGCCCTTCCGGCGCGGCGACCGGCTGTACGAGGTGCGCGGCGTCCGGGCCGGCTCGTCGACCGGCGCACCCTCCCGGGTGTCGACGACGAGGCTGCTCAACGACGTGCAGATCCACGTCGGCGCGGGACGGCACGAGGTCCGCGGGCGGCAGTCCTACGTGGTCGAGTACGAGGTGGCGCGGGCGTTCACCGCCGGCGCCCGCCACGACGAGCTGGCCTGGGACGCGGTGTCGGCGAACTGGAGCGTCCCGATCAGGCACGCCGCCGTCCGGGTGGAGGGTCCGGTGCCGCTGCGCCACGTCACCTGCCGCGCGGGGAGCCCCGGCGCGACCGTCCGGTGCCTGCGCGACCGCGACGGCCCCTACGCCGTGGACTTCATCCAGCGCGGCCTCGCCCCGGGGGAGGGCGTGAGGATCGGGGTGAGACTGCCCAAACGGGCGATCGCCGTGCAGCCGCCGCGGTACCTGCCGCCGCGCTGGGCGGGCGACTGGCCGGGGACCGCGCTGCTCGCGGTGTCGCTCGGCGTGGTGGCGACCCTCCCGCGCAGCCGCGCCCTTCCGCGCCGGCGGGTCGGGACGGCGATGGCCGCCGCGGGCGCCCTGCTGGTCGTCTCGGACGCGGGCGGCGAGGTCGCCGCCCACGGGCTGTGGGCGTTCTCCCTGGGCGACCGGTGCCTGGCCGGGCTCGCCCTGATGGTCGCCGGCGCGGGCGTCGTGTGCGCCCGCGGCCTCCGTCACCCGCCGACCGGGGGGCGGACCGCGGCCGGGAGCATTACAGTTGACCATCGCCCCCGTGAACAGATCGGCCCGGCGAGCCGTCTACCAGGGTGA
- a CDS encoding L-threonylcarbamoyladenylate synthase: MSRRYDCSDPMERTRGIAEAVSAVRRGELIVLPTDTVYGLGADAFTATAVAALLEAKGRGRDMPPPVLVGSVRAATALVDDLGTYGQDLIDEFWPGALTLVCRANPNLLWDLGETKGTVAVRMPMHELAVELLKETGPLAVSSANVSGQAAARTAEEAEKMLGDAVSVYLDAGESGRAEPSTILDLTGPIPRLLRAGAVPEHKIRAVVGVLLTDEFEDGGPDADAAGSDGPSSIDLGKPSLSKGGTSAAPDAASEAASGAAESGETPADSAPADAAPGEKPSLTKDEPPPPGGESSRGEEPPAAENGSPSPGGDGAPVSGGGESEPKKA, translated from the coding sequence GTGAGCCGACGTTATGACTGCTCCGATCCGATGGAGCGCACCCGCGGGATCGCCGAGGCCGTGTCGGCGGTGCGGCGCGGTGAGCTGATCGTCCTGCCGACCGACACTGTGTACGGCCTGGGGGCGGACGCCTTCACCGCCACCGCGGTCGCGGCGCTGCTGGAGGCCAAGGGGCGCGGGCGCGACATGCCGCCGCCGGTCCTGGTGGGTTCGGTGCGGGCCGCGACCGCGCTGGTGGACGACCTCGGCACCTACGGCCAGGACCTCATCGACGAGTTCTGGCCGGGCGCGCTGACGCTGGTGTGCCGCGCCAACCCCAACCTCCTGTGGGATCTCGGCGAGACCAAGGGGACCGTCGCGGTCCGGATGCCGATGCACGAGCTGGCGGTGGAGCTGCTGAAGGAGACCGGTCCGCTGGCCGTCAGCAGCGCGAACGTCAGCGGGCAGGCCGCGGCGCGCACCGCAGAGGAGGCCGAGAAGATGCTCGGCGACGCGGTGTCGGTGTATCTGGACGCCGGGGAGTCGGGGCGCGCGGAGCCGTCGACGATCCTGGATCTGACCGGGCCCATTCCGCGCCTGCTGCGGGCGGGCGCCGTCCCGGAGCACAAGATCCGCGCGGTGGTCGGCGTGCTGCTGACGGACGAGTTCGAGGACGGCGGGCCGGACGCGGACGCGGCGGGTTCAGACGGCCCGTCCAGCATCGACCTCGGCAAGCCCTCCCTGAGCAAGGGGGGAACGTCCGCAGCGCCGGACGCGGCTTCTGAGGCCGCCTCCGGCGCCGCCGAGTCCGGTGAGACCCCCGCCGATTCCGCGCCGGCCGATGCGGCCCCCGGCGAGAAGCCCTCCCTCACGAAGGACGAGCCGCCGCCTCCCGGCGGTGAATCGTCGCGCGGGGAAGAGCCTCCCGCCGCCGAGAACGGCTCGCCTTCCCCCGGCGGGGACGGGGCCCCGGTGTCCGGAGGCGGCGAATCGGAGCCGAAGAAGGCGTGA
- a CDS encoding response regulator transcription factor — MRVVIAEDSVLLREGLVRLLEDAGIETAATVGDGPGLLGVVEEHEPDLAIVDVRMPPSFTDEGLRAALAVRERRPGTPILVLSQYVEERYATDLIGGGAEGVGYLLKERVSDVAEFIDAVRRIAAGGTVIDPEVIGQLLGRRRNDDPLDALTPREREVLALMAQGRSNAAIAEDLVVTEGAVEKHISNIFMKLNLQLAQGGHRRVMAVLTYLGRDVG, encoded by the coding sequence ATGCGGGTAGTGATCGCCGAGGACTCGGTGCTGTTGCGCGAAGGGCTCGTCCGGCTGCTCGAGGACGCCGGGATCGAGACGGCGGCGACCGTCGGGGACGGTCCGGGGCTGCTGGGGGTCGTCGAGGAGCACGAACCCGACCTCGCCATCGTGGACGTCCGCATGCCGCCGTCGTTCACCGACGAGGGGCTGCGCGCGGCCCTCGCCGTCCGGGAGCGCAGGCCGGGGACGCCGATCCTGGTGCTGTCGCAGTACGTGGAGGAGCGGTACGCGACCGACCTGATCGGCGGCGGCGCGGAGGGCGTCGGCTACCTGCTGAAGGAGCGGGTGTCGGACGTCGCCGAGTTCATCGACGCGGTCCGCCGCATCGCCGCCGGCGGGACGGTCATCGACCCCGAGGTGATCGGGCAGCTGCTGGGGCGCCGCCGCAACGACGACCCGCTGGACGCGCTGACGCCGCGGGAGCGGGAGGTCCTGGCGCTGATGGCGCAGGGACGGTCGAACGCCGCCATCGCCGAGGATCTCGTCGTCACCGAGGGCGCGGTGGAGAAGCACATCTCCAACATCTTCATGAAGCTGAACCTGCAGCTCGCTCAGGGCGGGCACCGCCGCGTCATGGCGGTCCTCACCTACCTGGGGCGCGACGTCGGCTGA
- the prmC gene encoding peptide chain release factor N(5)-glutamine methyltransferase — protein MNLLLDEIARATARLADAGVASPRADAEELAAAVHGVRRSELHSVPDSAFDARFWEYVARREAGEPLQHITGRAYFRYLELKVGPGVFVPRPETEVMVGWALETLHDMDVRDPLVVDLGTGSAAIALSIALEAPRSRVHAVEKDPTAFVHATRNVEELDERGRVRLHLGDFATALKELDGTVDLVISNPPYIPMSEWEHVPPDVRDHDPADALWGGGDDGLDAIRVVERTARRLLRPGGYAAVEHSDLQGNAVYWIFAEENGWRDVRNRRDLTDRDRFVTARLAAD, from the coding sequence TTGAATCTGCTGCTCGACGAGATCGCCAGGGCCACGGCGCGGCTCGCGGACGCGGGCGTGGCCTCCCCCCGCGCCGACGCCGAGGAGCTGGCGGCGGCGGTGCACGGGGTGCGGCGTTCGGAGCTGCACAGCGTCCCCGACAGCGCGTTCGACGCCCGGTTCTGGGAGTACGTGGCGCGCCGGGAGGCGGGGGAGCCGCTGCAGCACATCACCGGCCGCGCGTACTTCCGCTACCTGGAGCTGAAGGTGGGGCCCGGCGTGTTCGTCCCGCGGCCGGAGACCGAGGTGATGGTCGGCTGGGCGCTGGAGACGCTGCACGACATGGACGTGCGGGACCCGCTGGTCGTCGACCTCGGCACGGGGTCCGCGGCTATCGCGCTGTCGATCGCGCTGGAGGCGCCGCGGTCGCGCGTCCACGCGGTGGAGAAGGACCCCACCGCGTTCGTGCACGCCACCCGCAACGTGGAGGAGCTGGACGAGCGGGGTCGCGTCCGGCTGCACCTCGGCGACTTCGCGACCGCGCTGAAGGAGCTGGACGGCACCGTCGACCTCGTGATCAGCAACCCGCCGTACATCCCGATGAGCGAGTGGGAGCACGTGCCGCCCGACGTCCGCGACCACGATCCGGCCGACGCGCTGTGGGGCGGCGGGGACGACGGGCTGGACGCGATCCGGGTGGTCGAGCGGACCGCGCGCCGGCTGCTGCGTCCCGGCGGCTACGCGGCGGTCGAGCACAGCGACCTGCAGGGCAACGCCGTCTACTGGATCTTCGCGGAGGAGAACGGCTGGCGGGACGTCCGCAACCGCCGCGACCTGACCGACCGGGACCGGTTCGTCACCGCGCGGCTGGCGGCCGACTAG